In Corynebacterium guangdongense, one DNA window encodes the following:
- a CDS encoding PspA/IM30 family protein, whose amino-acid sequence MANPFAKLWNYLMALFDTKIEENADPKIQIQQAIEEAQRQHQELSQQAAAVIGNQRQLEMQLNRRLGEIEKLQGNTRQALELSDKARAEGDMQKAQEYENAAEAFAAQLVTAEQGVEDTKTLHDQALQQAAQAKQAVERNSMALQQKVNERTKLLSQLEQAKMQEKVAESLQSMSAVSSGNTPNLDQVRDKIEKRYANALGQAELAQNSVQGRMAEVEAAGVQLAGHSRLEQIRAEMSQGKAVEAVEAGAANPAIESGNAGAANVADDAVQQRMRELRGEV is encoded by the coding sequence ATGGCGAACCCCTTTGCAAAGCTGTGGAACTACCTCATGGCGCTCTTCGACACCAAGATCGAGGAGAACGCGGACCCGAAGATCCAGATCCAGCAGGCCATCGAGGAGGCCCAGCGTCAGCACCAGGAGCTGTCCCAGCAGGCCGCCGCGGTCATCGGCAACCAGCGTCAGCTGGAGATGCAGCTGAACCGCCGCCTGGGTGAGATCGAGAAGCTGCAGGGCAACACCCGTCAGGCGCTGGAACTCTCGGACAAGGCCCGCGCCGAGGGCGACATGCAGAAGGCCCAGGAGTACGAGAACGCTGCAGAGGCCTTCGCCGCCCAGCTGGTGACCGCCGAGCAGGGCGTCGAGGACACCAAGACCCTCCACGACCAGGCCCTGCAGCAGGCCGCGCAGGCCAAGCAGGCCGTCGAGCGCAATTCCATGGCCCTGCAGCAGAAGGTCAACGAGCGCACCAAGCTGCTCAGCCAGCTCGAGCAGGCCAAGATGCAGGAGAAGGTCGCCGAGTCCCTGCAGTCCATGAGCGCCGTCTCCTCGGGCAACACGCCGAACCTCGACCAGGTGCGCGACAAGATCGAGAAGCGCTACGCCAACGCCCTCGGTCAGGCCGAGCTCGCCCAGAACTCCGTCCAGGGCCGCATGGCCGAGGTCGAGGCGGCCGGGGTTCAACTGGCCGGCCACTCCCGCCTGGAGCAGATCCGCGCGGAAATGAGCCAGGGCAAGGCCGTCGAGGCCGTCGAGGCCGGCGCCGCCAACCCGGCCATCGAGTCCGGCAACGCCGGCGCCGCCAACGTTGCCGACGACGCGGTTCAGCAGCGCATGCGCGAGCTGCGCGGCGAGGTATAG
- a CDS encoding helix-turn-helix domain-containing protein, which translates to MDPRFNAETALTQAKPKMLLREALGLALRAYRADKSVTLRELAEQARVSPGYLSELERGRKEVSSELLASVCHALNASVADVLIEAASIMTMPSVNDELANTTPAAAE; encoded by the coding sequence ATGGATCCTCGGTTCAACGCCGAGACAGCGCTGACCCAGGCAAAGCCGAAGATGCTCCTGCGGGAGGCGCTGGGGCTGGCGCTGCGCGCCTACCGGGCGGACAAGAGCGTCACCCTGCGTGAACTCGCCGAACAGGCCCGGGTCTCGCCGGGTTACCTGTCCGAACTCGAACGCGGCCGTAAGGAGGTCTCCTCCGAGTTGCTGGCGAGCGTCTGTCACGCGCTCAACGCCTCGGTCGCCGACGTGCTCATTGAGGCCGCGTCGATCATGACCATGCCCAGCGTCAACGACGAACTCGCCAACACGACGCCGGCGGCAGCGGAGTAA
- a CDS encoding TerC family protein, producing the protein MSVPLWIWILTIVVVLGFFAFDFITHVRTPHEPTLKESGLWTLFYVGLALLFGVVVWVVWDGEHGMQYFTGYVTEKALSVDNLFVFALIFGAFKIPRRYQQKVLLLGIIMALAFRLIFILLGQAIIAAWSDVFYLFALFLIFTAVKLIVDEVRDAEETSPDDMRLIRWIRKVIPVTGRYFRDHLWLKQSGKLVFTPLFVALVAIGLVDVMFALDSIPAIYGITTEAFLVFTTNAFSLMGLRQMYFLLDGLLDRIVFLSYGLSAVLGFIGVKLLLHALHNNNLPFINGGENVHWGPEISTTGSLLVIVALLTVTVVLSLWKDARDRAQGAIDPNRSRKVDYDDFGNKHYVDENGYMVDENGNELDWDGNVLSGPGGDPSGGHIH; encoded by the coding sequence ATGTCTGTACCTCTATGGATTTGGATCCTGACCATCGTCGTGGTCCTGGGATTCTTCGCCTTCGACTTCATCACCCACGTGCGCACCCCGCATGAGCCGACGCTCAAGGAATCCGGTCTCTGGACCCTGTTCTACGTCGGCCTGGCCCTGCTCTTCGGCGTCGTCGTCTGGGTCGTCTGGGACGGCGAGCACGGCATGCAGTACTTCACGGGTTACGTGACGGAGAAGGCCCTGTCGGTTGACAATCTCTTCGTCTTCGCGCTGATCTTCGGCGCCTTCAAGATTCCCCGCCGCTACCAGCAGAAGGTCCTCCTCCTGGGCATCATCATGGCCCTGGCGTTCCGTCTCATCTTCATCCTGCTGGGCCAGGCGATCATCGCGGCCTGGTCCGACGTCTTCTACCTGTTCGCGCTATTCCTCATCTTCACCGCCGTCAAGCTCATTGTCGACGAGGTTCGCGACGCCGAAGAAACCAGCCCGGACGACATGCGCCTGATCCGGTGGATCCGCAAGGTCATCCCGGTCACCGGCCGCTACTTCCGCGATCACCTGTGGCTCAAGCAGAGCGGCAAGCTCGTCTTCACCCCGCTGTTCGTCGCGCTGGTGGCCATCGGCCTGGTCGACGTCATGTTCGCCCTCGACTCCATCCCCGCCATCTACGGCATCACCACCGAGGCGTTCCTGGTGTTCACCACCAATGCCTTCTCCCTGATGGGGCTGCGCCAGATGTACTTCCTGCTTGACGGCCTGCTGGACCGCATCGTCTTCCTGTCCTACGGACTCTCCGCCGTCCTGGGCTTCATCGGCGTCAAGCTGCTGCTGCACGCCCTGCACAACAACAACCTTCCCTTCATCAACGGCGGCGAGAACGTCCACTGGGGCCCGGAGATCTCCACGACCGGTTCGCTCCTGGTCATCGTCGCGCTGCTCACGGTCACCGTGGTGCTCTCGCTGTGGAAGGACGCCCGTGACCGCGCTCAGGGCGCCATCGACCCGAATCGTTCCCGCAAGGTCGACTACGACGACTTCGGCAACAAGCACTACGTCGACGAGAACGGTTACATGGTCGACGAGAACGGCAACGAGCTCGACTGGGACGGCAATGTCCTGTCCGGCCCGGGCGGCGACCCGTCCGGCGGGCACATCCACTAG
- a CDS encoding CinA family protein codes for MIPSDQAPARIVTELTRRAETLAFAESLTAGLASATVASVPGASAVLRGGLVTYATDLKHSLAGVDEQLLADAGPVSADTAVAMAEGARRVCGADWGVSLTGVAGPDPQDGHPVGEVFIGIAGPGRETVAVRARAEGHMGVAPGRHSPEPVPVMVGDRSEIRGWSVAAALSELLGAVLSRG; via the coding sequence GTGATCCCGTCTGACCAGGCCCCCGCCCGCATCGTCACCGAACTGACGCGACGTGCCGAGACACTCGCCTTCGCCGAGTCCCTCACCGCCGGCCTGGCCAGCGCCACCGTCGCTTCCGTGCCGGGGGCGTCCGCGGTTCTGCGCGGGGGCCTGGTCACCTACGCCACGGATCTCAAACACAGCCTGGCGGGCGTCGACGAGCAGCTGCTTGCCGACGCCGGCCCTGTCTCCGCCGACACCGCCGTGGCCATGGCCGAGGGCGCCCGCCGGGTGTGCGGGGCCGACTGGGGGGTGTCCCTCACCGGGGTCGCGGGACCTGATCCGCAGGACGGGCACCCGGTCGGCGAGGTCTTCATCGGCATCGCGGGCCCGGGTCGGGAGACCGTGGCGGTGCGCGCCCGCGCCGAAGGGCACATGGGCGTCGCTCCCGGCAGGCATTCCCCCGAGCCCGTCCCAGTGATGGTTGGGGACCGGAGCGAGATTCGTGGCTGGTCGGTGGCGGCGGCCCTGTCCGAGTTGCTCGGTGCCGTGTTGTCGCGGGGGTGA
- a CDS encoding energy-coupling factor ABC transporter ATP-binding protein — MPVISFQDVVVSVDPADGSGSPQTILGPLTTALSEDRIGVIGANGSGKSTLARLINGLADPTSGSVTVDGLDVSAHGRAIRRRVGFVFSDADSQIIMPSVREDVAFSLRRLKLTRQERDSRVTGALDRFGLLPHAADSPHTLSGGQKQLLALAAVLVMEPELIIADEPTTLLDLRNRMRIAREFARLEQQLLVVTHDLDLLTEFDRVLCIEGGRIVDDGAPRDVIAAYVDRMGAEVPGAGQGDGRR, encoded by the coding sequence ATGCCCGTCATTTCCTTCCAGGACGTCGTCGTCTCCGTCGATCCGGCGGACGGATCCGGCTCGCCGCAGACCATCCTCGGCCCCCTCACCACCGCCTTGAGCGAAGATCGCATCGGCGTCATCGGCGCCAACGGCTCAGGAAAATCGACCTTGGCCAGGCTCATCAACGGCTTGGCCGATCCGACCTCCGGCAGCGTCACCGTCGACGGTCTCGACGTCTCCGCCCACGGCCGCGCCATCCGGCGCCGGGTGGGCTTCGTTTTCTCCGACGCCGACAGCCAGATCATCATGCCGAGCGTGCGCGAGGACGTCGCTTTTTCCCTCCGCCGGCTCAAGCTCACCCGGCAGGAACGCGACTCCCGGGTCACCGGGGCACTCGACCGCTTCGGTCTGCTTCCCCACGCCGCCGACTCGCCGCACACCCTCTCCGGCGGTCAGAAGCAGCTGTTGGCGTTGGCTGCGGTGCTGGTGATGGAACCGGAGCTCATCATCGCCGACGAACCGACCACCCTCCTCGACCTGCGCAACCGCATGCGCATCGCCCGCGAATTCGCCCGCCTCGAGCAGCAGCTGCTCGTCGTCACCCACGACCTCGACCTGCTCACGGAGTTCGACCGAGTGCTGTGCATTGAGGGGGGTCGCATCGTCGACGACGGGGCGCCCCGCGACGTGATCGCCGCCTACGTCGATCGTATGGGCGCAGAGGTCCCGGGCGCTGGCCAGGGTGACGGTCGCCGCTGA
- a CDS encoding DUF3046 domain-containing protein, whose protein sequence is MRLTEFHQLLADEFGEQEGKWIAHSHVLHVGEGGAGTAEELIDAGVDPRDVWRGLCEDFDIPEERRLGIDRPGD, encoded by the coding sequence ATGCGTCTGACGGAATTCCATCAGCTCCTCGCCGACGAGTTCGGCGAGCAGGAGGGCAAGTGGATTGCCCATTCCCACGTTCTCCATGTCGGTGAAGGAGGGGCGGGGACGGCTGAGGAGCTCATCGACGCCGGCGTCGACCCCCGGGACGTCTGGCGCGGGCTCTGCGAGGACTTTGACATTCCCGAGGAGCGGCGGCTCGGAATTGACCGCCCCGGCGACTGA
- the recX gene encoding recombination regulator RecX, which yields MTSKPDPEKIEQLRQALAEHAASTSGTGLFDAEAEEAKASVRKRALGLLDQRARSRAELRGRLIDAEFNPGTVDEVIDDLTRAGLIDDAAFAREWVRQRHARRGKSASALDRELRDKGVDGSIRAEALDQIDAEDEEATARKFAEKKARSLREAPADYQEYQKALRRVVGVLARRGFPNAMSMQIAREVLDARIENLSETDSG from the coding sequence ATGACGAGTAAACCGGATCCGGAGAAGATCGAGCAGCTCCGCCAGGCGTTGGCCGAGCACGCCGCCAGCACCTCCGGCACGGGACTGTTCGACGCCGAAGCAGAGGAAGCCAAGGCCAGCGTGCGCAAGCGCGCTCTCGGCCTGCTCGATCAGCGGGCCCGGTCACGGGCGGAGCTGCGCGGCCGCCTGATTGACGCTGAGTTCAATCCGGGAACCGTGGACGAGGTCATCGACGATCTCACCCGGGCCGGGCTGATCGACGACGCCGCCTTCGCCCGCGAATGGGTGCGCCAGCGGCACGCCCGCCGGGGCAAGTCCGCCAGCGCCCTCGACCGTGAGCTGCGCGACAAGGGCGTCGACGGGTCGATCCGCGCCGAGGCCCTCGATCAGATCGACGCCGAGGACGAGGAGGCCACCGCTCGGAAGTTCGCCGAAAAGAAGGCCCGTTCCCTGCGGGAGGCGCCCGCCGACTATCAGGAGTACCAGAAGGCTCTGCGCAGGGTCGTGGGCGTCCTCGCTCGGCGTGGTTTCCCCAACGCAATGTCGATGCAGATAGCGAGAGAGGTCCTCGACGCACGCATCGAGAACCTCTCTGAGACCGACTCCGGGTAG
- a CDS encoding YciI family protein, which yields MNYFAVTYRYPEGDENIARVRPTHREFLRGLLDEGVLVGSGPYEGGDALILIRLAEGSTVADAEALMDRDPYALEGVLPGREIKAWTPVLNIFD from the coding sequence ATGAACTACTTTGCCGTGACCTACCGCTACCCCGAAGGCGACGAGAACATCGCCCGTGTGCGCCCCACCCACCGTGAGTTTCTCAGGGGCCTGCTCGACGAGGGCGTCCTCGTCGGCTCCGGCCCCTACGAGGGCGGCGACGCGCTGATCCTCATCCGGCTGGCCGAGGGGTCGACCGTCGCCGACGCGGAGGCTCTCATGGACCGGGATCCCTACGCCCTCGAGGGTGTCCTGCCGGGCCGCGAGATCAAGGCCTGGACCCCGGTCCTCAACATCTTCGACTAG
- the recA gene encoding recombinase RecA gives MAKKTSGSSKLAAPDSDRKKALDAAMSMIEKDFGKGAVMRLGDQQRAPIQTISSGNTAIDVALGIGGFPRGRIVEIYGPESSGKTTVALHAIAQAQKAGGIAAFVDAEHALDPDYAKKLGVDTDNLLVSQPDTGEQALEIADMLVRSGAIDIIVIDSVAALTPKAEIEGEMGDSHVGLQARLMSQALRKMTGALYNSGTTAIFINQLREKIGVMFGSPETTTGGKALKFYSSVRLDVRRIQTLKEGQDAIGNRTRVKVVKNKVSPPFKIAEFDIIYGEGISRESSIIDLGVENGIVKKSGSWFTYNGDQLGQGKEKARIFLKENPDLADEIERLIFEKLGIGEFAAKAGEENQDMAVPGVGDDLSDDPVDMVPNVDFDDEDDE, from the coding sequence ATGGCTAAGAAGACCTCCGGCAGCAGCAAGCTCGCAGCCCCGGATTCCGACCGTAAGAAGGCGCTCGACGCGGCGATGTCCATGATCGAGAAGGACTTCGGCAAGGGTGCGGTCATGCGGCTGGGTGACCAGCAGCGTGCCCCGATCCAGACCATCTCCTCGGGCAACACCGCCATTGACGTCGCCCTGGGCATCGGCGGGTTCCCCCGCGGCCGGATCGTCGAGATCTACGGTCCGGAGTCCTCGGGTAAAACGACGGTCGCCCTGCACGCCATCGCGCAGGCCCAGAAGGCCGGCGGTATCGCCGCGTTCGTTGATGCGGAGCATGCCCTGGACCCGGATTACGCTAAGAAGCTGGGCGTCGACACGGACAACCTCCTAGTCTCCCAGCCGGACACCGGCGAGCAGGCCCTCGAAATCGCTGACATGCTGGTTCGTTCCGGCGCCATTGACATCATCGTCATCGACTCCGTCGCGGCACTGACCCCGAAGGCGGAGATCGAGGGCGAGATGGGCGACAGTCACGTCGGTCTCCAGGCCCGACTCATGTCCCAGGCACTGCGCAAGATGACGGGTGCCCTCTACAATTCGGGCACCACCGCCATCTTCATCAACCAGCTGCGTGAGAAGATCGGGGTCATGTTCGGTTCCCCGGAGACCACCACCGGCGGCAAGGCCCTGAAGTTCTACTCTTCCGTGCGTCTGGACGTCCGCCGGATCCAGACCCTGAAGGAGGGGCAGGACGCCATCGGCAACCGCACCCGAGTCAAGGTCGTCAAGAACAAGGTGTCCCCGCCGTTCAAGATCGCTGAATTCGACATCATCTACGGCGAGGGCATCTCCCGCGAGTCCTCGATCATCGATCTGGGCGTCGAGAACGGGATCGTGAAGAAGTCGGGCTCCTGGTTCACCTACAACGGCGACCAGCTCGGCCAGGGTAAGGAAAAAGCCCGCATTTTCCTCAAGGAGAACCCGGATCTCGCCGACGAGATCGAGCGTCTGATCTTCGAGAAGCTCGGCATCGGGGAGTTCGCCGCCAAGGCCGGCGAGGAGAACCAGGATATGGCCGTCCCGGGTGTGGGGGACGACTTGAGTGATGACCCGGTCGACATGGTCCCGAACGTCGATTTCGATGATGAGGATGACGAGTAA
- the pgsA gene encoding CDP-diacylglycerol--glycerol-3-phosphate 3-phosphatidyltransferase: protein MNTTDRQPSGRNYLEENFNLPNVLTSLRIIFIPLFAWLVLGERFWWALALFVALMITDKLDGDIARARNLITDFGKIADPIADKALMTTALVCLNIVGLLPVWMTVVIVIREFGITFWRMWMLRNGKVVPASKGGKIKTTLQTLAVGLYLLPLGDWMFWPRYLVMLAAVLVTVVTGVQYLLDYRRENAR, encoded by the coding sequence GTGAACACCACAGATCGGCAGCCGTCCGGGCGCAACTACCTGGAGGAAAACTTCAACCTGCCCAACGTGCTGACGAGCCTGCGCATCATCTTCATTCCGCTGTTCGCCTGGCTCGTCCTGGGCGAGCGATTCTGGTGGGCTCTCGCGCTTTTCGTCGCGCTGATGATCACCGACAAGCTCGACGGGGATATCGCCCGCGCCCGCAACCTCATCACGGATTTCGGCAAGATCGCCGATCCCATCGCCGACAAGGCGCTGATGACCACGGCGCTGGTCTGCCTCAACATCGTCGGTCTGCTGCCTGTCTGGATGACCGTCGTCATCGTCATCCGTGAGTTCGGCATCACCTTCTGGCGGATGTGGATGCTGCGCAACGGCAAGGTCGTCCCGGCCTCCAAGGGGGGCAAGATCAAGACGACACTGCAGACCTTGGCCGTCGGACTCTACCTGCTCCCGCTCGGTGACTGGATGTTCTGGCCGCGTTACCTGGTCATGCTGGCCGCCGTCCTCGTCACGGTCGTCACCGGCGTCCAATACCTGCTCGACTATCGGCGGGAAAACGCCCGGTGA
- a CDS encoding energy-coupling factor transporter transmembrane component T family protein, with amino-acid sequence MAQFRLSLPLGVHVPGSTVIHRLPAGVKFLVLVVFILAVAVFAREPGQVLAAAALVAAGFAVARIPARVALGQVLPVIPILLLLGAFQWWQRGWELAVATVVGILATVAAAALLTLTTTITELMDAFDRGLRPLVRFGLPVDTITLAMAMTIRLIPLQAAAVHEVLEARKARGLGFSLAALGIPVIIRSIKRARDLGEALMARGVGD; translated from the coding sequence ATGGCCCAGTTCAGACTGTCCCTACCGCTGGGTGTCCACGTCCCGGGCAGCACGGTGATTCACCGGCTGCCGGCCGGGGTCAAATTCCTCGTCCTGGTGGTCTTCATCCTTGCCGTGGCCGTCTTCGCCCGCGAACCCGGGCAGGTCCTGGCCGCCGCGGCACTCGTCGCGGCAGGCTTCGCCGTCGCCCGCATCCCCGCCCGTGTGGCGCTGGGCCAGGTCCTGCCGGTCATCCCCATCCTGCTCCTGCTCGGCGCCTTCCAGTGGTGGCAACGCGGCTGGGAGCTGGCGGTAGCGACCGTCGTGGGCATCCTCGCCACGGTCGCGGCAGCGGCTCTACTGACCCTGACCACGACCATCACCGAACTAATGGACGCTTTCGACCGCGGGCTGCGGCCCCTCGTTCGCTTCGGCCTGCCCGTGGACACGATCACCCTGGCGATGGCGATGACCATCCGGCTCATCCCCCTCCAGGCCGCGGCCGTACATGAAGTGCTCGAGGCCCGAAAGGCCCGGGGCCTGGGGTTTTCCCTGGCGGCCCTGGGCATCCCCGTCATCATCCGGTCCATCAAACGGGCCCGCGATCTCGGCGAGGCCCTCATGGCCCGCGGCGTCGGGGATTAG
- a CDS encoding biotin transporter BioY, whose product MTTTTSTRGSARSSMIDLAYVAIFAALVIVFAFVSIPVGAAGVPVVLQNAVIVLAGLVLGGRRGFLAAALFLALGLVGLPVLAGGRSTLSALGGPTVGYLVGYLLSPAVAGALAYRARPRRRGEQIAWFSIAAAVGLLVQYACGILGLMWRSGLSLAEATVSQAPFILPALGKFAVMVIIALAVHAAFPDLLSRPKHPGK is encoded by the coding sequence ATGACTACCACCACCTCCACGCGGGGCTCGGCCCGAAGCTCCATGATCGACCTGGCCTACGTCGCCATCTTTGCTGCCCTGGTCATCGTCTTCGCGTTCGTGTCCATCCCGGTCGGCGCCGCGGGCGTCCCGGTCGTCCTGCAGAACGCCGTCATCGTCCTGGCGGGCCTCGTCCTCGGTGGCAGGCGCGGCTTCCTCGCTGCCGCACTGTTCCTTGCCCTGGGCCTGGTCGGACTTCCGGTCCTGGCCGGTGGCCGGTCCACGCTGTCCGCCCTCGGCGGCCCCACCGTCGGCTACCTGGTCGGTTACCTGCTCTCCCCGGCGGTCGCCGGCGCCCTCGCGTACCGCGCCCGTCCCCGGCGCCGCGGCGAACAGATCGCCTGGTTCAGCATTGCCGCCGCGGTCGGTCTGCTCGTGCAGTACGCCTGCGGCATCCTCGGCCTCATGTGGCGCTCGGGCCTCTCCCTGGCCGAAGCCACCGTGTCCCAGGCCCCGTTCATCCTCCCGGCTCTCGGCAAGTTCGCGGTCATGGTCATCATCGCCCTCGCCGTGCACGCCGCCTTCCCGGATCTGCTGTCGCGACCGAAGCACCCGGGCAAGTAG